The Numida meleagris isolate 19003 breed g44 Domestic line chromosome 7, NumMel1.0, whole genome shotgun sequence genome contains a region encoding:
- the UCHL5 gene encoding ubiquitin carboxyl-terminal hydrolase isozyme L5 isoform X2 — protein sequence MKGLALSNSEVIRQVHNSFARQQMFEFDAKSSAKEEDAFHFVSYVPVNGRLYELDGLREGPIDLGSCNQDDWISAVRPVIEKRIQKYSEGEIRFNLMAIVSDRKMIYEQRIAELQRQLSEEEPMDTDQSSNMLSSIQSEVAKYQMLIEEENQKLKRYKIENIRRKHNYLPFIMELLKTLAEHQQLIPLVEKAKEKQNAKKVQEAK from the exons ATGAAAGGCTTGGCATTAAGCAACTCAGAAGTGATTCGACAAGTCCACAACAGTTTTGCCAG ACAACAGATGTTTGAATTTGATGCAAAGTCTTCAGCAAAAGAGGAAGATGCGTTTCACTTTGTGAGCTATGTTCCTGTTAATGGACGGCTGTATGAACTAGATGGATTAAGGGAAGGACCTATTGATTTAG gTTCATGCAATCAAGATGACTGGATAAGTGCTGTGCGGCCTGTCATAGAGAAACGGATACAAAA ATACAGTGAAGGTGAGATAAGGTTTAATTTGATGGCTATTGTATCTGACAGAAAGATGATATATGAACAGAGAATTGCAGAACTACAGCGACAACTTTCAGAA GAGGAACCTATGGATACAGATCAAAGCAGTAACATGTTAAGTTCTATACAGTCAGAAGTTGCAAAATATCAGATGTTAATCGAAGAAGAgaaccaaaaattaaaaagatacaaG attgaAAACATTAGGAGAAAACATAACTACCTGCCTTTCATCATGGAATTATTAAAGACTCTAGCAGAACATCAACAGTTAATACCATTAGTAGAAAAA gctaaagaaaaacagaatgccAAGAAAGTTCAGGAGGCCAAGTGA